The Flavobacterium sp. K5-23 genome segment TCAAATTCAATCTTTACAGATGTCTGGCTCTTAAAAATAGTTTTAACAGTTAGCAAATCATCATAACGAGCAGGTTTTTTATAATTTATATTTAAAGAAACCACAGGAAGCATGATTCCATTACCTTCCATCCATTTATAAGAAATCCCAAGGTTTCTAAGCCATTCCACGCGTCCCATCTCTAAAAACTGAGCATAATTCCCGTGATAAACAACCCCCATTTGGTCTGTTTCTGAATACCTAACCCTTACTTTCAATTCATGTACTCTCATTTTACTTTTTATTATTTTAACATTATTTATTTTAGTTCTTATACCTACTTACAACAATAATACTACA includes the following:
- a CDS encoding thioesterase family protein, giving the protein MRVHELKVRVRYSETDQMGVVYHGNYAQFLEMGRVEWLRNLGISYKWMEGNGIMLPVVSLNINYKKPARYDDLLTVKTIFKSQTSVKIEFDYEIHNEQGELLTIASSTLVFVDMKTTRPTLPPEYVKEKLLLI